The DNA region TGAGAATCATGGGACGCGCACGCTCATCATTTTGAAATGTATGTCTAATCCTCAAAAATCCATAACGTCCGTTAGCGCTGCGGCATATTCCACGCACATTTCATCCACTCACACGATGAAATTTTTCAGCAACTTATCTTTAATGTCACTAAAGTTCAAAGCCTCATACTTAATAACCTGTTGACGACAGTTAAAGGTCCCagtagttcatttcaatactccaAATAGTTTTAAAAGAAATGCCATAGTAAGAAGAACAGGAAtttatacatattaaaaaagttagcattgttTTAGGATGCATCGAAAATAGAATCAAATCCATATCTTGAGAGATTCCCAAAGTGAAGATAAGCGTTTGCCAAAATACTACCTTGTACACAATGAGGTGCAGCTCCTCATGGCCGTCCTCTGCGTTCACAAATATTTTGGGAAACCGAAATTTGGCCTCAGGGTCTTTAATATTGGATGGTCCTGTCAAAAACCTGCAGAGAACATCAAACATATGAAAGTATGAAGGAACTGTGTAGTTATTTTTTACCCATTGCAGAACACTTTGCTCCTGACACTCCTATTGGGCGTTGCTTGCCTTCGTGCGTATTTGTTGCTAAATTATTGGTAATAATGTAATATAAAAATGCTTGATGCATTTGCTATGTGGGAACAAAAATATCAGAGTCTCAGCAGATGGCTACCGTTATTCGTGCATTTTTTGTGCACAATGCGCAAAATGTGCGCAACAAGAGTAGAAATTAACCCCagatattaatttttaaattgccctctagaaagaaaaaaaaaaccctaataaattgattaaattgATTTATCGTTTTAACTAGAGGTTGactgatatatggactttttttccccaacatcGGCCATcggtcgattaaaaaaaaaaaaaaacgcagataaaaaaagattttgattCGGCATCTTTGTTGCAACTGTGGCCGCCGCTGACTGACGGTAGCATCCCGGAAGGATCCCGCAGCAGCTTGAAGACGGGCTGCTAAAtgccagatctctcgcacaccccatactggatgtaaccccagaccatgattttgccacgacCAAATTTCACtgatttctgagtgaatctcagactcatgcgggctccagtaggtctcctgaaatatttgcggcgactgtggtgtaattcaatggaagattcatctaaaaaatccacctttttccacttttccagcatccatcctttcgacaggctgtgggccttggcaaatgccacacggttttttgattgtctgcaccctgagagatctgcagggtggaaggcaacataaatagtctgaaataccaataaatcttagctgcctcttacattcctaaccataaaaagggacacattttgcagcaggatggctctccatcgcatacttcaatctctaccacaaagttcctcaaggcaaagaagatcaagatcctccaggactggccagccaagtcaccagacatgaacaggatgaaagaagaagcatggaagacgaaacccaagaatgttggtgaactctgggaggcatgcacgacTGCTttgtttgatgttcctgatgacttcaccaataaattgtatgaatccttgccgaaccacatgtatgcagtccttcaagcccatggaagtcattcaaaatattaaatttggatctcacagcaccacttctcaatttgcttatgttatgtaacatatttttgtatttgaagtacattttttgttcaattttcacgctAATTTCTGTAGGCgaaaaaacttttgtcttgccaaaatttgccctttatgtcttcattaaatgatcaatcttttttcattgaaacaaatatatttttgtacattcaacatcatttgggagggtcttagctttcatatgagccatttctgaaaccaattgaataattgaaagtcaggttattagcaattgtttctacaaaatggataagcgacaagactttagtcagggactgtattatCTTGAAtgagaaaatatgcaatgttgctttagctttttACGATGTTTACcgagtgatccttacactccaaatgtaacttgtagcataagcatagcattcacgttagcattagctttagcatcgTGAGATCCTATAAACTCTCACTTGTCCAAATCTTATTGTGACGTCCTAGTGTGTTTAATTTATTGCTGCAAAAattattcgattaactcgagtagttcgattagaaaaaaagatttgaattcaattttgctgcttcgagtattcgtttagttaaagtagcattgtcatggtttgttttgaacgtgtttgcatttagttttattgatttgggtggatacactgccctctagtggcaacagtgaatatgaaataacttttcacatggctgaatccagccgctccatgttaagaccaacataagtttttgtttgagctgatgctttttttaatccattcatAATttaagtttataggtatatttagccgtcttttgtgggaatatgtgtttgaaccatttgttaagagcactgtagaaaaaaaaaagttcgcattctatagcatttaagctagcgcaccttttctatgtaagttatccaattgttattttgttgtacttagatcctcatttatttgtttttttagtaccgtttgagactcagctcaggtatttaatttttgtattttcCTTATcccattactcgattattcaaactaactagttcattgattaatcgactactaaaataaccaatagctgcagccccagtctaattatttgaaaataatgtactgttcttgtTGAGTGTTTATAATCATAAAAAGTAGCGCTGTGTTCGTTGTTTTTTTAGCACTAGaccgaattaatcctttaagtgTCAGGTCATCACTGTgtatttgaagctgttgaaacattttttttaaaattgcctttaaaatctacgtgctttaaaaaaaaagtatcggcCTCAAATATCAGCTTACAAAATTGGCTTTGGATATCGGCAATTGGCTCAAAAGTTTTTTAGATATCGGTATCAGcacttgaaaatcccatattggTCGAGTCCTAGTCTTAACAGACCATTTAAATCAGTGTTTGTTACACCCATTATTTTTGCTAAAGCTCATGTATTGCATCACATTaaaattggctgccactgatggctttTTAAGTCAAATCATATTCTTTTGTCTAGCAAGTGTAAATGCATTGTTGAAGGCTTACCTTCCATAGTGCAACAAATTGCCTGCAACCTCTGGCCTCAGAGGAGAGTCCCTACCGGCCAACTATAATCAGATGGTATAAGGAATCAAATAAGAGAAAACTGTGCGACACAATGTACAAAAAATGTATCACCTCAGGCTCAGAGTGCCTTGGGAACAGCGATGTGGTCAGGTACTTGTACAGGATCCTCATATCATCTTGTTCTAGACCGCTCCTGGAAACACAAAGACAATTTCACACCCGCGGAAACAGTGTGCGCCGAATACACTTGCTTTCCCGTTACCAAATGAGCTGATCGTTATAGAGGAATGCTGTGTATTTGACGAGGCTGAGACTCTCCTCCACGCGGTTGACGAACGACTGGATCTTCAGGTATGTCATCTTGTCTAGAGGAAAGAAGCTGATGCCTCCAAATACGTCCAGGAGGTCACATGACTGCAAGTGGAGAGTCTGTAGATACTGGAAAGACCAGGATAAAGACcagattaactcattggctaccttcCGTTCATTGCTGAAATAGCTTTGAAACAttaagattagggctgtcaaaattatcgcgttaacgggcgttaattaattttttaaattaatcacgttaaaatatttgacgcaattaacgcagataccccgctcagagagttttaaatgacagtacacgttgaaacgctcacttgttgtgttttatggagttttgccgccctctgctggcgcttgggtgcgactgattttataggcatccatgagcattgagtaaatcattattgacatcaacaatggcgggctactagtttattttttgattgaaaattttacaaattttattaaaacgaaaacattaagaggggttttaatacaaaagttctctaacttgtactaacatttttctattaagaactacaagtctttctatccatggatcgctttaacagaatgttaataatgttaatgccatcttgttgatttattgttataataaacaaacagtccttatgtaccgtgtgttgaatgtatatatccatcttgtgtcttatctttccattccaacaataatttacagaaaaatatggcatattttatagatggtttgaattgcgattaattgcgattaattacgattaattaatttttaagctgtaattaactcgattaaaaattttaatcgtttgacagccctaattaagatGAAAAATTCTTTACCCTGTAAAAGAATTTTTCAAGCTTCTGAGTTAGCAACTCTACTCCGCCTGCCTCCATGGCTCTACCAAAGGTACCATTGAAAAGCTGGAGCAAAGGAACGTCatcacacaaaaatataatacataAAGAAAAGTCCATTAAGTATAAATGTGAGTGGACTTGAATTGAGAAAAAGGGCTTACCTTATACATACTGTAGCACTGCTTTACCACTGCTCCATAAACTGTGTCCTACGagaagataataataataataacaaattttatttctagagcgcttttcaaaacacacaaagacgcttcacaagagacatggaatcacagtacgataaaaaggtattaaaaggataaaaaattaaaagcaccataaaaagaagtaaaaatataacagagctaggggttatggtgggtaagaaagagtgaacaggtgtgttttcagtctagatttgaaaagtgatagggtaGCTATGCTGCGAAGATCAGTAGGGAtcggtagggagttccagagctggggggcgcaatgactaaaagctcCTGAACCAAAGatggagaggcggacacgggggacaGAGAGGGGAAGAATAGTGGTGGAGCGAAGTGAATAGGTTGGATTGTTTAGACGGAGAAGATCacaaaggtagggaggggccagggcatggagtattttgaaggtgatgatgaggatcttgtagttgattccttgtttgacgggaagccagtgaagttgacggaggatgggggtgatgtggtgtgttgcgggggttcgagtgatgaggcgtgctgctgagttctggaggagctgcagtttctggagggacttgttagggagaccgaagagcagtgagttgcaataatcgagccgggaggttattagattacagaccagggtggaagcggtatggcgtgtgagagaagggaggacgcgagaaatgttgcgaaagtggaaataggctgatctggtgatgctTTTTATATGTGACTGGAAGGAAAGtgtgctgtcgaggatgacacccagactcttaacctgagaCGAAGGAGAGATCGGTAAATTCTTGATGGTAATAGAGAACTTATGGACATTAGAGAGCGTTGCGGTGGTTCCAACTAAGAGGActtctgttttggagctgttaagTAGGAGGAAGTTGGAGGAGAACCAGGAGTTAATGTCATCTAAGCAGAGGGTGAGGGAGGAAGGTGGGAGGGAGGCGGTTGGTTTTGAGGATATGTAGAGCTGTGAaagtgaatgttgtgtttgtggaaGATGGAACCGAGGGGGAGAATGTAGATGATGAAGAGGAGCGGCCCCAGGACAGAGCCCTGGGGCACGCCAGCAGAGACAGGGAGGGAACTGGATTTATGGGGGCCAAGTTTGACAAATTGtgtgcagttggacaggtgggaAGTGAACCAGGAAAGGGGTGTGTGGGTGATACCAATGGAGGAGAGTCGGTCGAGAAGGATTGTATGGGAAATTGTGTCGAAGGCGGCAGTGAGGTCGAGGAGGACGAGAATTGATAACAAACCGGAGTCGGATGCTATGAGGAGGTCGTTTGTAATTCTAAGTAAGGCTGTTTCGGTGCTATGGAGGGGGCGGAAACCGGATTGAAAGTGCTCGTAAATGTCATTGGTAATTAGGTGGTTATGGAGTTGGGATGCAAcggttttttcaagaattttggaaaTGAAAGGTAGGTTGGAGATGGGGCGGAGGTTATTGAAATTGGTGGGATCCAGGTTGGGTTTCTTTAGAATGGGTGTGATGGAAGACGAAGATAAAAATATGAGGCATGACAAAAGACTTGAGGTTGACAGTATTTAAAAAGAGAACAAATACTCACAAGTATTTCCTCCTCCTGATATTCTATGGTGGGTGGTTTTCCATCTTTGTTTGGTTTTTCGATCATTGGGTTCCGAACCACCTACACAATaaattaacactcaaaacaagcggGCTTTGTGAAGATATTCAAGTAAAAGTTTTCAACATTTTACCATGACCATCCAAAAATTGTCCTCAGGCTCAAAGAAAAACTGCCGGTTTTTCTGCGTATGCagggattttgctggttttgtcGGGCAGAATGTTCTAAAAAACAGATATATACCTTAGTTTGATTTTTGCTGACTGCAATATTTTCTGTTTTATCGTGACTACCTGGTGAATTGGACAATAGCTTCACAAAGGCCAACATTTCGTATCTTCTCGTTAGTCTCCACTTCGTTGGGGTGATAAAATAGAATCTTTTTCTcttcctgaagttaaaaaaaaacattacatgaGTTATAATCAACCATTTGAGGCGAATGAAAAACTCGTTATCTGTCACGTGGAACTCACCTCGCCTTCCCGTGGACCAAATGTTGGATTATAAACGAAGAAATTAAGTAGAGAAGCCGTATACTGTTTCTCTTGCGTTCCTGAGGCCATTCTGGGGCTACAAGACAAAAGAACAAGAATATTTACAAGTAAATACACATGCTCACTATGTACAGTTAAAAAGAGGAATCTGTTTTTACCTAATCATCAGCATCAGTGTCACGTTTGTCTGGATTTCCTTTGCGCGGATAAATATTTTGCTAGCATGCCGTTTGCCTGTGGAGTGAAATAAGGGTACTTttaatatatggtggaaaacacaggcaaagcagaaaaagcagtttctgctctttcttgtacccctctttaaaataaactgctgtattttaagcgaaaagaactgttgtgtttgatagaacaatatgtctatatgctgccatagcagattcatggcgtattaagtccccgaactacttttaatttgtctgttttaccctggaaaccccgtttacagacgtcgcgcaaccgcttttgtttcaacctagccataaaaagaaggtaagtaatcgtatttattattcgaaatgtctgtcatgtttagctttgaatcattaattgatcttatagttaaaaaaaaaaaaaaaaaaacgacttaaaaaattattcacgtattaaacaaattatgtcacaacgaaaaaattaacttctgtaaaaaaaaaaaaaagtcatggatatctactagtgatgcacgataatacatttttcaaccgataccgataaccgataatttcctcctcattcctaccgataaccgataatgtcaagccaataattctattaaaagatttatgtaaaattttaaacaaaagaaaatattactgtgcaaaaatataatttattgcttctttttttttttccaacataaaatatgaacaagtcgtcaattccaacgtctaaataatgacattgtctgacattgtgtaatggtaaacttttggcaacaattacttacagagtaaatacctaagttgcacaaaaatgcctttaaaagtaagccattcctaacataacattaatacactgcaaaacacacttccttataactagtcagttttaagtgtaaatcatttggaaataagtgaaattatctgccagcacttcatgtgtatttctctcagatttcttggaagaaaaatagctagctgaaaataatcttaacagccttattttaagcaatacattattatacttaatcctaaaaaaaacttggaagaagaaaagattttgaatatttgtggctacagaatattattgttatttcattacaacaggaatgtgcatatttaaattaataagtgttaataagtgccaataagtttagattatctactgtgactgtaattgagcagacaaataagttaaattaatttgaaaagttattgctaatgttatatgctttgttgcacactgtgaaaatgattaactcaaaagagcgagatgtcatgtacccattctgcagcgctttgtttacatttgcggcactcacgagtcGTGACAttcgctttacagcagctaaactgataaacggcagtactatttggatgcagttggagctcgcatctccgtgcgtgttgttttgtgcctgagttttgttaagccgaaaataaaggcggcattacaaagtcatctgaccgctcatcATTTTACATACTTAATGTATTATTGacgggctgacttcgttttctccatgtttaaattatcatctaaacactgtgccgtcatgataagcttgcttactggacatcacttttccaaatgtagtggtgaaaatgtgattggcatgtttttcatgatgaatggtggtcgtataaactgcattatttttttatccagggctttggctctcgggtcatttcggtaaaaaaaaaaaatcgtgtctcgtctcggcggcggctacgttcgtaccggataatccgcccgcaccggccggtttgccgcggcgtattcggggcctggctctgctcacacgccgtgagggaacgctcgagaaaccggggtgttcgccggaggtcctgaagccggggaaccgggctctgcccgccccgccgatggcgaggcggcggcctgccggaccggccagagcggcaggctccgtcggaagacggctacttgccgactatcggtctccagtcgtgccggtgtttagccttagatgcgagtttaccacccgccttgggctgctttcccaaacaacccgattctgaatcgtcacaagccccaattttaacttagtgtttacaatagctttagcattcccgctagcagcagcagcctggcattcgttccaaaaatctttgtgatgcagttttaaatggatgctgggttagtgattttgaatgaggacgctttctttcggcctcttggaacttctgcggtacatgtttcgcaaatggcgatagcgtcgtttttttagtaaaagccgccataatattcaactatttcttgtggtgtaactccgcctcctcaacccctcctccctcaggggcttcagagaggggaggggttgaggaggcggcgtgctgaattcttcggttgtgcacatttggaggctaaatcaagtatataattatcggattacattatcggttgaattttttattatctggattatctgtgtgacgtcataattgccattatcgaccgataattatcggccaccgatattatcgtgtatctttaatatctacctcataactatagcttgattgtatttttttcattattgtcgcatttttcccaatattttagatgataaataatcgatccaagcatgaaaaaattgaagaaaaagaaaaaaacgtttaaaagggtaaatatatgaaaatctcgaccactcctggatgcctgcgatttctgcatcgcgacccttgttatattaccatgtttcacccataaaatcccccaaaaatccagccttggccattcacagctgtgtcttgatactcggtgatacatgctacatggagtttttggatcgaaaagaggtaagtactcgataatatctcgttaaaatcgtggcgtctctaattatgctctcgcgtactctcgcctccagttagggttttggtgtttaattatttttcttaaatgccctccagttcaaaatttttcttccccctgaaaattgcgattttaagctttccaataatttatcagacatgcatataggacaattttgaaatttagccaaatcgggggtctcagagcggatcttcaagtcacctgagtgttttcctccatatatattttaaaaagaccATTAAATCCCTTTTGACTTTGTGAGTGAAAATGGTCTGTTTACAGGTGTTTAACAAAGCAGACATATGTTTACATTTATATATAAGTTGCTAAAGTGTTAAAATTGACCTTACCATGTAGTGCTATTGACAAGACAGCGAAATCGTGTTACTGCAGTTAGAGATATAGTGCAACATACCTACTGTACGACTTACTAATAAATcagcatatactgtacatgttctaatAAATCACACTGatgttttgacccattataccaatctttttaaaacatttttattctgAACCTGTTAGTATAAATCCATTTAGCAAAGTGCAAAAAGTAGAACGTCCAATGCAGCTAAAATGCACTTAGCAAGTTAGCTTAGCTGAGTTTCCGGTGTACTGGTGCGAAAGAAAACGAGAAAAGTAACAGACAGACGAATCATCTCACCTTAAAGGGCATAAATCAGTGGGATGAAGAGCACGTTGTCATGTTACAACACGGAAAATGTGACGGATAAACAAGACGAGAGAGTTTACATCGTCTACTTCCTGCTTTTGACAGCTGAGTGGCACGTCTAAAACTGTCCGGGTGGAAAGCAGCGGAAGGACGACATACAGTAAGTTGTTCTATCAGCAAAACATAATGATAGTTTTAAAGCGCATGCAGAACTTTGGTCAACATGTTGAACGGTCCATAGATTCTGACGATATAATAACATTAagccaaaaatatcacggtttcacggtattgcaattacagctttaaaatgtgttactttgcgatatctaggtgaaaaaaaaaaaaaccaaaaactttccattgaacagaatttttatttttcaaaccatattagcaaattggaacataagtataatggttaagttaaaatgaaattaaaaaataacacaaaaataactgaaatattctcaacaaaattaaaataaatgcagttcttaggtgagcctaaacccatagccacagctcaacatcacATTATTActgtcagaacaaaaataattgaattattttccatgaaatgcacgtgtgtatgacttgtatcatgtttacattatacacacactttctcaacacagacagttgccagagagagagaaaaaaaaccacgTTTTACCATGCTTGACACACTAAACACTAGGGGTGTATTGGTAcataaaaatctcggttcggtacgtacctcggttttgaggtcacggttcggttcattttcgctacagtaagaaaacaaaatgcaaaatataaatatgctagttgtttattacaaacttttgtgctttcaacaataggaacagtagcctttacaaagctagaattttgctcaaaaagtaccgggtatttaaagataataatccaacaacaatttgcctttcacaccccgcgtattggtcagctttctttctgaaagaaagaaggaaaaagaagtcctgtgcgaaagagaaagcaatccaaatgacaaagattttaacatgtattttacaaatgaaatgcctcaatgaattttttttcttatgaacggttttcaaaagctttattggtggattttctcaagttaaagcgccagacagaaattaataaatttaattgtgtaagcaggatctgtctattattcttattatttaattacaggtgtttaagctcatttcgatttattttatttaaatgggctat from Corythoichthys intestinalis isolate RoL2023-P3 chromosome 21, ASM3026506v1, whole genome shotgun sequence includes:
- the ccz1 gene encoding vacuolar fusion protein CCZ1 homolog, yielding MLMISPRMASGTQEKQYTASLLNFFVYNPTFGPREGEEEKKILFYHPNEVETNEKIRNVGLCEAIVQFTRTFCPTKPAKSLHTQKNRQFFFEPEDNFWMVMVVRNPMIEKPNKDGKPPTIEYQEEEILDTVYGAVVKQCYSMYKLFNGTFGRAMEAGGVELLTQKLEKFFYRYLQTLHLQSCDLLDVFGGISFFPLDKMTYLKIQSFVNRVEESLSLVKYTAFLYNDQLIWSGLEQDDMRILYKYLTTSLFPRHSEPELAGRDSPLRPEVAGNLLHYGRFLTGPSNIKDPEAKFRFPKIFVNAEDGHEELHLIVYKAMSAAACFMVNASVEMTREFCEQLDGLVGPQLTLLASDICEQFTINRRISGPDKEPQFKFIYFNHMNLAEKSTIHMRKTASVCLTSVHPDLMKILGDINCDFARVDEDEEVIVKAMTDYWVVGKKSDQRELYVILNQKNANLIEVNEEVKRLCATQFNNIFFLD